A single Triticum dicoccoides isolate Atlit2015 ecotype Zavitan chromosome 2A, WEW_v2.0, whole genome shotgun sequence DNA region contains:
- the LOC119353815 gene encoding exportin-T-like has translation MDDLEQAILLASDSPAAASASPAVREEALAFCARARDESPPSSLLRLCLSGLASSPHAHVHFWCLQSLHDALLRRRIALPDDLALLRSSLLSLASASNAASPPFLRNKLAQLVALLVRLDYPHVYPSYFLDLLPPSPPQSGPTDMFARVLISLDDDLLSQDYPRNADETADACRVKDAMRAQCVPQIARHWHDAAATLGAADPPTAAVALDAARRCISWIDVALVANDVFVPLLFDIALSPASAAPLAAVAVGCLSAVAAKRMDARAKVALLRSLLSAQQGLGSPDSGLKMASLVTTYAVEALACYRKLGPSDADGAAALEMLEEVLPAVFSAAESCYEEDVDSGSVLEFLAGYVSTMKAPSEKQLGHLGRILEVVRQQMTYDPVYRVHLDVLDKIGKEEEDMMAEQRKDLVALFRNICRVAPAATQQFIKGLIVTALSSAEATVEDVEVTLTLLYRLGEAVSEEEIRTGSGLLGELVPMLLSARFSCHSHRLVALVYLETVTRYIKFMQENVQYVPHLLAAFLDERGIHHQNSHVSRRAGYLFMKAVKLLKAKLVPYLDTILQSLEDVLGQFTSMDWANKEAKLSSSEDGSQIFEAVGLLIGIEEVSPEKQVQCLTALLNPLCHQIESLVMGAKAQGLEESSPRATSLLQIVVALNMVTKGFNERLVMISRPTIGVMLKKTLDVVLQLLVSFPNVRPLRSKVISFLHRMIEILGISVLPCIPIALRQLLVHNEAKDMVDFLVLVNQIICKFNSSASGILEDVFPTIASRLSVILSQDAFSTGPAGNTEEMRELQELQRTLYTFLHGMVTHDLSAVLLAPTCRQYLETIMQLLLFTSCSHKDILLRKACVQIFVKLIKDWCTTSKADDKLPGFRVFMIEKFATGCCLYSVLDKSFDLRDANTLVVFGEIVMAQKVMYERFGEDFIVNFVAKALPEAHCPPELAEQYYQKLQGNDIKAFRSFYQSLIEKIRQQQNGSLVFR, from the exons ATGGACGACCTCGAGCAGGCCATCCTGCTCGCCTCCGACTCCCCCGCCGCGGCCTCCGCCTCCCCGGCCGTCCGCGAGGAGGCGCTCGCCTTCTGCGCCCGCGCCCGCGACGAGTCTCCGCCCTCCTCGCTCCTCCGCCTCTGCCTCTCCGGCCTCGCCTCCTCGCCCCACGCGCACGTCCACTTCTGGTGCCTCCAGTCCCTCCACgacgcgctcctccgccgccgcatcgccctccCCGACGACCTCGCCCTGctccgctcctccctcctctccctcgcctccGCCTCCAACGCCGCCTCCCCGCCCTTCCTCCGCAACAAGCTCGCCCAGCTCGTAGCCCTCCTCGTCCGCCTCGACTACCCGCATGTCTACCCCTCCTACTTCCTCGACCTCCTCCCGCCCTCGCCGCCGCAGTCGGGCCCCACGGACATGTTCGCCCGCGTCCTCATCTCCCTGGACGACGACCTGCTCTCCCAGGACTACCCTCGCAACGCCGACGAGACCGCCGACGCCTGCAGGGTCAAGGACGCCATGCGAGCGCAGTGCGTGCCCCAGATCGCCCGCCACTGGCACGACGCCGCCGCCACTCTTGGTGCGGCCGACCCTCCCACTGCCGCCGTAGCCCTTGATGCGGCGCGCAGGTGCATCTCCTGGATCGATGTTGCGCTGGTCGCCAATGATGTGTTTGTTCCTCTTCTATTTGACATTGCCCTGTCCCCTGCAAGTGCTGCCCCTCTTGCCGCGGTGGCGGTGGGGTGTCTCTCTGCCGTGGCTGCAAAGAGGATGGATGCAAGGGCGAAGGTGGCGTTGCTCAGGTCACTCTTGTCTGCACAGCAGGGGCTTGGTAGCCCAGACAGTGGGTTAAAGATGGCATCTTTGGTGACGACTTATGCTGTGGAGGCTCTTGCCTGTTATCGCAAGCTTGGCCCTAGCGATGCCGATGGAGCAGCGGCATTGGAAATGCTCGAAGAGGTGCTACCAGCTGTATTTTCGGCAGCAGAAAGCTGCTATGAGGAGGATGTTGATTCTGGTTCCGTGCTTGAGTTCTTAGCTGGCTACGTCAGTACGATGAAGGCTCCATCTGAGAAGCAGCTGGGGCACTTGGGGCGGATCTTAGAGGTGGTGCGGCAGCAAATGACATATGACCCAGTTTACAGGGTGCATCTTGATGTGCTCGACAAGatcgggaaggaggaggaggacatgATGGCGGAGCAACGGAAGGATTTAGTGGCATTGTTCCGCAACATTTGTCGGGTAGCGCCAGCTGCCACACAGCAGTTCATAAAGGGGTTGATTGTGACGGCGCTCTCATCCGCAGAAGCTACCGTTGAGGATGTTGAGGTCACTCTTACTCTTTTGTACCGGCTCGGGGAAGCAGTGAGTGAGGAGGAGATCCGTACTGGGTCTGGGCTGCTCGGGGAGCTTGTGCCCATGCTTCTTTCTGCGAGATTTTCGTGCCACTCACACCGCTTAGTTGCATTGGTGTATCTTGAGACAGTTACACGCTACATCAAGTTCATGCAAGAGAATGTACAGTATGTGCCACACCTTCTTGCTGCATTCTTGGATGAGCGTGGCATACACCATCAGAATTCCCATGTGAGCCGCCGTGCGGGATACTTGTTCATGAAAGCTGTCAAGTTGTTGAAGGCAAAGCTAGTCCCTTACTTGGATACCATTTTGCAG AGCTTGGAAGATGTCCTAGGACAATTCACTTCTATGGACTGGGCAAATAAAGAGGCAAAGCTCTCCAGCTCAGAGGATGGCAGCCAGATTTTTGAG GCTGTGGGGTTGTTGATCGGTATTGAAGAGGTATCACCAGAGAAGCAGGTTCAGTGCTTGACAGCTTTGCTGAATCCTCTCTGTCATCAG ATCGAGTCGCTTGTTATGGGTGCCAAAGCACAAGGACTTGAAGAATCATCCCCGAGAGCTACAAGTCTTCTACAGATTGTTGTTGCATTGAATATGGTTACCAAG GGCTTTAATGAACGCCTCGTGATGATAAGTAGGCCAACAATCGGTGTAATGTTAAAAAAG ACCCTTGATGTTGTTCTACAACTCCTTGTTTCATTTCCTAATGTGAGGCCCCTGCGATCAAAG GTCATATCCTTTCTGCACCGCATGATTGAGATATTAGGAATCTCGGTGCTTCCATGTATTCCGATCGCACTAAGACAATTGCTGGTTCATAACGAG GCAAAAGATATGGTCGATTTCCTTGTATTGGTAAACCAAATAATATGCAAGTTTAATTCTTCAGCAAGTGGCATACTGGAGGATGTCTTTCCTACTATTGCAAGTCGTTTGTCTGTGATACTGTCACAAGATGCCTTTTCTACTGGTCCTGCAGGCAATACCGAG GAAATGCGTGAACTGCAAGAGCTGCAGAGGACATTATACACATTCCTCCATGGGATGGTTACACATGATTTGTCTGCAGTTCTCCTTGCTCCTACCTGTAGGCAGTATTTGGAAACCATAATGCAGTTACTTTTGTTTACTTCATGCAGTCATAAAGATATACTGCTCCGGAAG GCGTGTGTGCAGATTTTTGTCAAACTTATAAAAGACTGGTGCACTACATCCAAAGCTGATGATAAG CTTCCTGGCTTCCGAGTATTCATGATTGAGAAGTTTGCTACTGGTTGCTGTTTATACAGTGTCCTTGACAAATCATTTGATTTACGTGATGCAAATACG CTTGTTGTCTTTGGTGAAATTGTGATGGCTCAGAAGGTTATGTATGAAAGATTCGGGGAGGACTTCATTGTAAATTTTGTAGCAAAAGCTCTTCCAGAAGCTCACTGCCCACCGGAGCTAGCTGAACAGTACTACCAAAAGTTACAG GGAAACGACATAAAGGCATTCAGGTCATTTTATCAATCACTTATCGAGAAAATAAGACAACAGCAGAATGGGAGTCTTGTGTTCAGATAG